The Morganella morganii sequence TTGGTTTCAGGAAGGCGCGGATAGCCTGTGCCAGGTCACGGCGGGTGGTATCCCCGCTGGTGTACCACAGCGTCAGTTTGGCGACTTTGCCGTCTTTCTCACGCAGCCCGTCTTTATTGAGTTTCCAGCCGGCTTCTTCCAGAATCTGTTTTGCTTTTTCCGCATCACCATCTTTAAAGGCGGCTTCCGGGTTGTTCCACGGCAGGCCGTGAACACCGGTAAAGGCCGGTACGGCGTACCCTTCCATCACCTGCTCAGACAGCAGTTTGCGGTCAATCGCATAGTTGATGGCTTTACGGATGGCAACATCAGAGGTGATATCGTTACCGATCGGGTAACCCTGTGCATCTTTTTCACCGGCTTTCGGGATAGGGAAAACAATACCGCGGTTTTCCACGCTGGCGCGTTCCACCAGTTTCATCCCTTTGACATCACCGGCAGTTGCGGCAATCACCGGCGGAATGCGGACAACCTCAAGCTGGCGGCTCTGTGCGGCAGCAAAGGCGGCATCCTCATCCAGGAAGACAAACACCAGCTTGTTAAAGTCATTTTTCGGCCCGGCGTAGTACGGGTTAGCCTCAACAATCAGCTGCTGGCCCGGCTGGAAAGCTACCAGGCGGTACGGCCCGGCACCCACCGGTTTTTGGGCATACTGTCTGGCATCATATTTATCGGCGGATACAATGCCGAGAGAGCCGAGCACGTTGATAAACGTACTCTGAGGTTCGGACAGGGTGATTTTCACTGTCAGCGGATCAATTTCCTCTGCTTTGGCAAAGTTACCCATATCGATTTTACCGCCGCCGGCGGCCGCATTGTTATAGGTGAACGCCACATCTTTGGCGGTCAGCGGGGAGCCGTCAGAGAATTTCAGGTCTTTTTTCAGCTTCAGTGTCCACTCTTTGCCGTCGGCATTGTGGTCGTAGCTGTCCAGCAGGTAGCTGTGCCAGGAAAGATCGGCCTTTTGTTTGAGCAGCGGGCTGTGCAGTAACAGATAACTGCCGTGGCTCCAGCCGAGCATCGGGTCAAACCCTTCTGTCGGTTCTGCGCCGATGGCCAGCCGCAATGTATGACCGGTATTTTCTGCCGCAGCCAGCGCTGAAGCACTGATTGCTGTACCTAACAGCAGAGAGACGAGTGTTCTTGCAAAAACTGACTTTTTAGTCATTACTTGTCCTTACCTAACTAAAATTTACAATGTTTAATTTTGAGTTAATCCGGCGTTACGCAAAATCACCTATAAAAAATTAATCTACCAAAGAAAACAGAGTTTATACCACTAAAATCACGTCCGAAAATGATGCATATTAATGAATCGTGGTAAAAATCGGATTTCTCATATATTAAATTCTTTTATTCAATCCTGCTGCTGAATAATAACATCATTACATATTTCTCTGATAATTTCAGAATGAAATATTTTGTAACAACCTACCCGTAAACAGACTAAAAATGATTATTTGCCAAAGCATTATGATGTTTACACACGGGCTCGCAGGTGATGTTATCAGCATGACAGTTACACATTTCTTAACAGCTTAACACACTCTTTTTGATTATAACGGTTGAATTCTCTTTAGTATTATATATTAATAATATTAATTATTTTCTTTCGGAAAATATAATCATAACACGTCATCACAGGATTTTATCCAGGTCTGAACCCGCTTTACTGCGCCTGTTGCAATATGAGTAACTGAAACTCATTCAGATAAATTAAGAAAACCACAGAAAAACCGAAATATTAAGCAGAGAAAAGATAACAAGGGAAACAAAAATGCGGAAAATACAGACAATTCCTGGTAATAAAAACGTAACTTCGGGAATTGTCTGCTGGTTACAGGTAAAAACCGATGGGAGTGACTATCTCAATATGACCGTTTCTGCCGCGTTCCTGTGGCGGCAGCGGGAAAGGTGATGCCCGTTGTACGGTGGCAAGCGCTTCTTTATCGAGCAGTTTTGTGCCGGATGAATTAACCAGCTCCGCAGAGACAACATTTCCCTGCATGTTCAGAGTCACTTTCACATGAGAAACGCCGGTGGATTTATAGCGCAGCAGTGCGCGCGGATAGCGTTTATATTTCGCCAGATGCGAATGTACCGAGCTTTCCCAGCCGGTACTGCCGCTGACCGGCTGCGGTGCATGGCTGGTAAAATCCGCACGGCTCGCGGAACTGTCGCCCTGACGCGGCGCGGAAGTGCTTTCTGCCAGTACCGGAGACGGATTATCCGTTTCCGGCATTTTGATCTCTGTTACCGGTTTTTTGTCCGCTTTTTTCTTTGGTTTTTCCGCTTTCCGTGTCCAGGTGCCCTGGTCAGAAACCGCCAGTTTATCGACAGCAGACTCCCGCTCCGGCTCAGCCACCGGCTGTGGTGCCGGTTGTGACATCACCTGTCTGACACCTTCCGCCTTTTCCGGCGGTGCACTTTCCAGCTGATAAACTCCCGGCATCAGTACAAACGCCGGGGGCAGCATGCCTTTCGGCTCATCCGCTGAAAAACCCAGCCAGCCCAGAAACAGTGCCAGCAGCAGCGCGTGAGCACCCACACTGGCAGCTGTGCCGCCGACTGAATATCGCCTGTTCTGATAACAGGCCGCAGCCACATTCAACATCACTCAACTCACTTTTTTAATCGTTATTCACGTATTTCAATTTGTAAAATTACAGGCATAATGATAACGCAAATGATATTGCTTTTTATTATTAAATAATAATTCAAATAACAACAATGAGATTTTTTGGATTTTTCTAAGCAATGCGTAATGACTCCTTCAATTACGATGACTTCGATACACACCAGAAAAATGACGACTGAAAAATCGGTAAGCAGGCTTATCGCCGGAGCTTATCACTCAACCTACCATCAGCTTGTCCGCTTCTTCCATAAGCGGCTGGGCAACAGTCAGGATGCACGGGATTTGTCGCAGGATGTGTTTGCCCGCTGGCTCAAAGGCGGCAACGAGACATCTGTGCAGGAAACCCGCGCGTTCCTGTTTAAGATCGCCAACAATGTGCTGACCGACCACTGGCGTCACAGCCAGCGGAAGGGCCGAGACCGAGTCAGTGAATGGGATGATTCACTGACAGAGAAAGTGGCACAGGCACATGCCGATCCTCAGGTACAGCTCGAACACCGGCAGCGGCTGGACAGGCTGTATCAGGTGCTGAATGAACTGCCGCCCCGTCAGCGGGAAGCCTTTGTGCTTTACCGGTTTGACGGACTTTCGCAAAGTGACATTGCCGAACGGATGGATATTTCTGTCAGTATGGTGGAAAAGCATATTGCCCGTGCCCTGCTGCAATGTAAACGCGCCATGAATGCCGCAGAGCAGAAGGACGGGGAATGACAGACCGGCGGGAGCAGGACGAACGGGAAGACGCCGCCGCACTGTGGTTTACGCGCTGGCACAGCCAGAGCATGACGGCACAGCAGCAGCGGGAATTACAGGCATGGCTGGCGGCTTCCCCGGAAAACCGGCAGGCGTTTGATGATATGGCGCTGCTGTGGCGGGAGATGTCGGCCCTGCCGCGCCCGGAAATCACAGAGCAGGCACCCGCCCGGGCTTTTCCGCTTCTGCGCCCGCTGCGCCATACCCTCGCCGGACTGTTTATCCTGGTGATGCTGTTTCTGCCCTACAGCCAGTTACCCGCCCTGCTGATGGATAACCTGACGCTCGCCACCGCCGCGGAAAGCAAATCCATGATCCTGCCGGACGGCAGCCGCATTTTTCTCAGCCGTGACAGCGAAGCGGATATTACCTATGAACAGACACACCGCCGTATTTCCCTGGTGCGCGGTACCGCCTTTTTTCAGGTGAAATCCAACCCGTGGCGGCCGTTTGTTATCCGCGCGGACGGCAGAGAGATAACGGTTGTCGGCACGGAATTTGATGTCAGCCGCCGGGGAACGGAAGTGGCAGTCTCTGTGGCAAACGGGATTGTCGCCCTGCGGGATGCGCCGGATGAAAAACCGGTGTATCTGCGTGCCGGGGATAAAGCTGTCAGCCCCGCGCAGGGCGCTGCACTGCTGCTCAGCCATATCCCGCCGGAACAGGCCGGGGAGTGGCGCAACGGACAGATCACCCTCACCGATACCCCGCTGCGTGATGTTGTTGACCGCCTCGCACCTTACAGCAACCACCCCGTCTCACTTGCCGCGAATGCGGCGGATCTGACCGTCTCCGGCCGGGTCACCCTTTCCGAAACCGATGCCTTTTTCACGGCACTGCCGCTGCTGTTACCGGTTGAAGTCACCGAACTGCATGACGGCAGCCTGTTGATTGTGAAGAAAAATAAAAATAAATGAAAAAAAGAATAATTATCAGGTGAGGATAATTCTCATTTCCGCGTCTTCTGATACAGGGGATAACTATGACACTTCCGGAAATGATAAAAATGACAATAAAACCATCACCATTCAGCATCAGGGCGGCCGGTTCTGCCATTGTGCTGGCACTCGGGCTGACAGCGGCACCGGCCGGAGCCGCAGATCTCACGCTTGATCTGCCCGAACAGGCACTGAGCCGTTCACTGAACACCATCGCACAGAAGGGACAAATCCAGTTACTGTATGATGCCGGACAACTCGGCGCACTGCGGGCACCGGCTCTGCACGGCAGCTATTCCGCACAGACCGCCATCCAGACACTGCTGGCAGGCTCCGGCCTGACGCTGGTGCAGCAGGGCAGCAGCTATGTTATCCGCCCGCTGACAACCGAAGCGGAAACCATTTTAATCCCGGAAACCCGGGTTCAGGGCGAACTGGCTTACCATCCGGCCACGGATGTCATGTCTGCCCCGCAATACATTACTGCGGAGGAGATCCGCCAGCGCAATACCGGCGACGGCAACGTCACGGAACTGCTGCGCACCAACCCGGCGGTACAGTTCGCCGGTAATGACAGCTCGTCCCTCAACCAGGGCGAAATCAAACCATCACGGATTTCCATTCACGGCGCATCCAGTTTCCAGAACGCCTATAAACTCGACGGCATCAGTTTTAACAACGATTTCGACCCGGCAAAAGATACCCTGGGTGAAACCTCCACCCGTCTGGACAGCGGCGACCAGGGCATGTATATAGACAGCCGTCTGATCGACAGCGTGACGGTTTACGATAACAACATCCCGGTGGAATTCGGCGGCTTTACCGGCGGCAGTGTGGATGTCACCAGCCGCCGCTGGAACGGCGAAAACAGCGGCCATATGTATTACCGCACCACCCGCTCCTCCTGGAATCATCTGTTTGAGGATTCCTCACAGCCGATTGATTCATCAAAAAATGATATCAGTCACCCAGCCCGTTTCCAGAATGAATATAACAAACACGATTTCGGCGGCTGGTTTGAAGTCGGTGTAACAGAAAACAGCGGCCTGACGGTATCCGCCTCCCGCCGTACCTCCACCATCCCGGCCAATACCTCGGTACTGATGGCAGTGATGGAAGGTGAAGAACTGATCGGTTATGAGTTTGATAAGCGCAAACGCAACCAGAAACGTACCTCAGACAACCTGTTTGTGAAGTATGCAATGGATCTCTCGCCGGTCACCACGGCGGATATTTCCCTGAATTATTCTGACTACAAGGCGCGTTTATTCGCCTCCAATATTGCCAACTCCGGTTATGACAATAACCACAAAGGGTTAGGTGTGACCGGTGTTCTGAAACACCAGACCAGCCTGGCTGATCTGGAATTCACCCTGGGTTATCAGAAACTGAAAGATAACCGCGTGAATGACGAGCAGAATTTCTATGAAATGAAGAACCGGTCACCGGACGGAAAAACGATTGTTAACACCAAAATGGGCGGACTGGGTGATCTACGGACCGAGCAGGACAATGTCACCACCAAAGCCGTCGCCCGTTTCCTGCCGTCAGAAGGCTTCGGGATCACACACCGCCCGACACTCGGGATGGAATCCACCCATACCAAAGGCCGCTATATCCGCGATAAGTCGCACTATCACACCAGCGAGGACTATGTCAGCTATGCGGAATGGGGGTTTGAGGATCCGGTAGTCAACAAGCACCGCTTCCTGCCGGGAACCGCCTCTGTCAGTTATAACAACTACTCCCTGTTTGCCGATGACAATATTGAAATCGGCCGCCTGACACTGCGTCCGGGTGTCCGTGTTGACCGGGATGATTTTGTCCGGCAAACCAATATCGCGCCGCGCCTGGCCGCCACTTACGACCTGTTCGGTAATAAAGAAACATTGCTGATCGCCGGTGCCAACCGTTATTACGGCCGCTCCATGCTGACTTATGCCCTGTACGGCGCGCAGAATGCCGGGCTGGAAAAATGCTATATGTGCGGCTTTATGGGCATGGATCCGACCTGGGATAAAACCAATGATTATGAAGGCCTGGATTCACTGAAAACCCCGTATAACGATGAGATTTCCCTCGGCCTGCAACAGGAAATCCTCAGCACCACCTGGCGTCTGACCTATGTCCACCGTGAAGGTTACGATGAAGTCCGCAGCCGCACCAAATACAACAACCTGACCGAGTCAGATAAATACTCCGATAAAGGAAAAATCCGTACCTTTGATAATGCCGGACGCAGCAAACATGACTCCGTTACCCTGGCTGTCAGCAACAGTCAGCCGTGGGAATGGGGACAGGCAACCCATGTCTTTACCTCCTCAATCGTCTGGCAGGATACCAAAACCAACTTCCCGTCTGACCAGGGCTATGCCTTCTTTGAACCGGGCACTGCCATTAACTCCGACAAAGTGATGTACGGCGGCAAAGTGATCGATGTCAGTGATCTGCCTGCCAGTAACTTTAACTCGCCGCTGAAGCTGAACGTTGAGCTGACCAGTGACTGGGATAACTACAACATTTCCTGGTACAACCGCCTGCAATGGTGGGGCGCGCGTAATCAGGCTGTCCGTCATGACAACGAAGTGGTCCGTGATCCGCAGTACGGCGAGTTACGTGTCTATCAGAAAGAGCATTTCGCATCCAAATTCACCTGGGATACCCGCGTGAACTGGAAACCGGAGTTTGCTTACGGCGCGTCTGTCTCGCTGGAAGTGAATAACGTTCTGAATAACAAAAATGTCGCGGATACCTTTATCTACGCCGGTAACAAGGTGATTGCCTATGATCCGGGCCGTCAGTTCTGGTTACAGCTGAATTACGATTTTTAATCTGAGCATGTGAGCAATGTCTCTTAACGTTATGAATAATCAATGAAAACAATAAAACAATTTTTCTGGCTGGTGAAGCCGTTCTGGGGGCGGCGTGCCGCCCTGTTTTGCTGGTTCTTACTGTTGTTGTCTCTCGGGCTGACACTCTCCTCTGTCTGGTTCAATATCCGCATGAACCAGTGGAACGGGGATTTTTATAATGCACTGCAAAAGCTGGACGGCGCGGCGCTGTATCAGCTGATCAAATTTTTCGTCGTGCTGGTCAGCGGGCTGATTCTGGTGGTGGTGCTCGGCACGTATTTCCGGCAGAAACTGGCTATCCGCTGGCGGGAGGGGATGACAGAACAGATCCTCAGCCGCTGGCTGTCGCCGCAGAGCCGCCATTACCTGCTGCGCCTGACCGCCCGCGAGCCGGATAACCCGGATCAGCGGATTGCCGAGGATGTCCGCCTGCTGGTGGAATCTACCCTCAGTCTGCTGATCACCTTCCTGCATTCACTGCTGACCCTGATTTCCTTTGCCGCCATCCTCTGGCAGCTTTCCGGCAGTATTCTGCTCTCTGTCGCCGGTACTGACTGGCGCATCGACGGCTATATGTTCTGGGCCTGTATCGCCTACACCTTAGTGGGTATCGCGCTGACACAGCTTATCGGCGGGCCGCTGCGCAAACTGAATATGGAAAAACAGCAGCGTGAGGCGGATTACCGTGCGGCACTGATCACCCGCAGACAGCACGGCGATGCCATTGCCGGACAGCGGGGGGAGTTACAGGATAAACAGCAATTGCTGGCCCGCTTTGCCCGGGTGGCGGCCAACTGGAATCAGCTGATCCGCTGCGAGCGGAATTTATCCTTTTATACCGTGGGTTATCAGCAGGTGACCGCACTGGCACCGATCCTGTTTGCTCTGCCGAAATTCCTCGCCGGGGAACTGATGCTGGGCGGATTAATGCAGCTGCGTCAGGCCTTCAGCAGTGTTGCGACGTCACTCGGCTGGTTTATTTTTGCCTATAAAGAGATAGCCGCCTGGCAGGCGACGGTAACCCGTCTGTACCATTTCGTCCGTCTGCTGGAAAATGACGCGGTGTCTGATGTCACCGAAACCCGTCAGTCGGCAGTGCGCCTGGATGTTTGCGCCGATATTCTGCTGCCGGATAATCGTCCTCTGCTGGAGAATGTCTCACTCTCTCTGCACGCCGGAGAATTTGCCATTATCAGCGGCCGCTCCGGACTGGGTAAATCCACTCTGCTGCGCACACTCAGCGGTCACTGGCCTTATTACCGGGGCAATATCAGCCGTGAACAGGATGTAATGTGGGTGCCGCAGTCACTTTATCTGCCGTCCGGGACACTGAAATCCCTGCTCGCCTATCCGCATACCGCCGCACAGTTCACGCCGGAGGCTTACCGCGAAGTGCTGGACGCCACCGGGCTTGCTGCACTGACACCACAACTGGATACCGATGCCGACTGGCGTCAGCGCCTGTCCGGCGGTGAACAGCAGCGGTTGCTGATCGCCCGTCTGCTGCTCAGTCAGCCAAAGCTGATGCTGCTCGATGAAATTACCTCCGCACTGGATGATGACAATGCGGTCCGCATGATCCGTCTGCTCCGTCAGCGTCTGCCGGACAGCACGCTTCTGCTGGTCAGCCACCAGCGTTTTCTTCAGCAGGAGGCAGATCGCGTGATCGCCCTGTCCGCCCCTGCCGCCACCTGCACATCAGGAGTCCGATATGCATTATAAACTGACCTTTGCCGGTGTGGTGCTGATCCTCACCGGCTGTACCGCTGTCAGCACAACCGGCACAGATAACCGTCCGCTGCCGCAGCGCAGTGATTTACAGCACATCCGCCTGGCAAACGGCATGAATGTGTATCTTCTGTCACGCCCGCAGCCCGGCGCAGAGCTGCGGCTGCTGGTGGAAAGCGGTTCATTACAGGAAACAGAAGAGCAGCGCGGTCTCGCGCATTTCACCGAACATATGGCCTTTAAAGGCACCACGCATTTCCCGGACACACAGAGTTTTAAACAGCTGGAAAAACAGGGGCTGAATCTCGGCAGCCATGTGAATGCCGCCACCAGCCTCAATTCCACTGTCTATAAACTGTCGCTGCCGCAGGCCACCCCGGAACAGATTCAGACCGGTTTGCAGGTACTCGCCGACTGGGCACAGGGCATGACCTTTGACCCTGTTGCGTTTGATAAAGAACGTTCCGTGATTATTGAGGAGTGGCGGCTGCGTCAGGGCATCGGCTTCCGCATCAATAATGCCCTTGAGCAACTGCGCTATGCGGGCAGTCTCTATGCGGAGCGTGACCCAATCGGGTTATTGGATGTGATCCGCCATGCACCGGTCAGCACAGCAAAAGACTATTATCAGACCTGGTATCAGCCGCAGCGGATGAGTCTGGTGGTTATCGGACAGTTTAACCGCCACGACGTCAGCAATCTGGCGGAGGCGTATTTTAATCAGCCCGCCAAAGAAGATGCCGCACAGGATGATCCGGCCCGTCAGCGCTTTGCCCCGCACCCAGGACTGCTGGTAAAACCCGTCTTCGATAAAGAGCAGGGACAGCGCATTATGCAGTTCGCGCTGCAGCGGGATATCCGCGCGCCGCTCAATACCCGTGACGGGCAGTATGATGACCTGCTGGATAATCTCTGGGTGACTATCCTCAACCAGCGCCTGACCGCGCTGGTGGATAACGGACAGCTACCGGCTGCCAGTATCAACCCGCAGGGCGCCATGCTGGACAGCCGCCGTCTTCAGCAACTGATGATAGTGCATCCGCAGGGCGGGGATTACCTCGGCAGTATCACCTTATTGTGGACAGAAATTCAGCGCCTGGCGACACAACCCGTCACACAGGCAGAGCTGGACGATGCCCGGCAGAGCCTGCTGGCGAAACTCAGTCAGCAGGCCGCCGGTGAATCCCGCTACGGTAATGATTATCTCGCCGATACCATCACCACCGCACTGGAATACAGAATGCCGGTTCAGGACAAACGTCAGCAGCTCACCACAGCATGGGAACTGCTCAAACCGGTCACACCGGATACGCTGAAAACCCATGTGAGCGGATTCCTGAATCAGGCATCACCACGGCTGGCGCTGCTCGGGCCGGACAGCGAACAGGCCCGTTTTGATGAGAAAGCGTTCACTGACCGCTGGCAGCAGATCCGGCAGTCCGCCCCCGGGCCGTTTTCCCTGACCGTGCGGCAGGTCGCGCTGAATGTCACCCCGGCGGCGGCCGGCAGCATTGTTCAGGAGCAGGCACTGCCGTTACCGTCCACGGAATCGTGGCAGTTATCCAACGGTCTGCGGGTCATTGTGCATCAGGATAAAAGCCTGAAAGATAATATTCAGATCAATCTGCGCATTCCGGGCGGCCGCTCACTGGAGCCGGCCGGACAGGAAGGACTGACCGACTGGGCACTGAAACTGCCGGAAAGCAGCGGTTACGGTGAGCTGAGTGCCCGTGAGCTGACCTTATTCAGCAAACAGCACAGTCTCAGCCTGCGGCCGTACAGTGAGCTGCTGAATCACGGATTCCGGGGTGAAGCCCCGCCGGAAGAACTGGATACCCTGCTGAAACTGCTGCATCTGAAGATCACACAGCCGCAGTTCAGCGGCGAAAAATTACTCCGCAATCAGCAGCTGACACTGGAAAGCCTGAACAGCACTCCGGTGGAGCGCCGCTTCCTGGATGCCATTAACCGTGAAAGTCATACTCACGGCGAACGTCTGGTGATAAATGAAAACGGCGGCTGGCGTCAGTTTACTGCCGCGCAGTTACAGCAGAACCACCGTCTCCTGCTCAGCCCGGTACAGGACATGACACTGGTGATCAGCGGTGCGGCAGATAAAAAACAGATAAAACAGGCTGTTGAGAAATGGATCGCCACCCTTCCCGCTTCCGGGCAGCGCCTGCAGTGGCGGGATCCGGCTATCGCACCCAAAATGCAATCCTTCAGCCGGACTTACCCGATAGCCAGCTCTGATAAAACCATGGTGAGTATTCAGTATGCCGCCCCGGCACAGTGGTCACTGAAAGAAAGCCTGACACTGCAACTGGCCGACAGCATCATCAGCAAACAGTTGCGCAGCGCATTGCGGGAACAGGCGGGCGGTATTTACGCCCTGAGTTTCTCCTCTATGCTGGCAAAACTGCCGTCACCGTACTACAGCGCCCGGCTGAATTTCACCACCGATCCTCAGCGCGCCGCAGAGATGACAGCACTGAGCCGGAATGTGCTGAAAACCCTGAAAACAGACGGTGTGAGTGACAATGCCCTGAAAGAAGCCAGAGCCAACTGGTTACTGGAAAAACAGCAGGTTTACCAGAGTGCGGCTTTCTGGACAGAATCACTGGCTCAGATTGCCGGGGACGATAATGAGTTTACGCGGATAACCGCAGAAGAGGCGTTAGTTAATCAGATAACCGCAGAGGATATAAACCGGGCATTATCCCGCTACAGCGGTGAGAATGAAAAATTATTTATGCTCACACCGCCATAATAATATAAAGCCGCTTAACAGCGGCTTTATTATTTCCGTTAACTGACAGAA is a genomic window containing:
- a CDS encoding ABC transporter substrate-binding protein encodes the protein MTKKSVFARTLVSLLLGTAISASALAAAENTGHTLRLAIGAEPTEGFDPMLGWSHGSYLLLHSPLLKQKADLSWHSYLLDSYDHNADGKEWTLKLKKDLKFSDGSPLTAKDVAFTYNNAAAGGGKIDMGNFAKAEEIDPLTVKITLSEPQSTFINVLGSLGIVSADKYDARQYAQKPVGAGPYRLVAFQPGQQLIVEANPYYAGPKNDFNKLVFVFLDEDAAFAAAQSRQLEVVRIPPVIAATAGDVKGMKLVERASVENRGIVFPIPKAGEKDAQGYPIGNDITSDVAIRKAINYAIDRKLLSEQVMEGYAVPAFTGVHGLPWNNPEAAFKDGDAEKAKQILEEAGWKLNKDGLREKDGKVAKLTLWYTSGDTTRRDLAQAIRAFLKPIGIELDLQSGSWETVERHMHANPTLFGWGSLDPMELVHHYSSKAAGVEFYNPGYYKNPQVDAILEKAMSAPDQEAAIPVWQQVDWNGKTGTGIKGDAAWAWLLNVQHTYVVSDCVDLGKGAPEIHGSWSLLNSVDDWAWTCK
- a CDS encoding energy transducer TonB, with translation MLNVAAACYQNRRYSVGGTAASVGAHALLLALFLGWLGFSADEPKGMLPPAFVLMPGVYQLESAPPEKAEGVRQVMSQPAPQPVAEPERESAVDKLAVSDQGTWTRKAEKPKKKADKKPVTEIKMPETDNPSPVLAESTSAPRQGDSSASRADFTSHAPQPVSGSTGWESSVHSHLAKYKRYPRALLRYKSTGVSHVKVTLNMQGNVVSAELVNSSGTKLLDKEALATVQRASPFPLPPQERGRNGHIEIVTPIGFYL
- a CDS encoding RNA polymerase sigma factor, which translates into the protein MTTEKSVSRLIAGAYHSTYHQLVRFFHKRLGNSQDARDLSQDVFARWLKGGNETSVQETRAFLFKIANNVLTDHWRHSQRKGRDRVSEWDDSLTEKVAQAHADPQVQLEHRQRLDRLYQVLNELPPRQREAFVLYRFDGLSQSDIAERMDISVSMVEKHIARALLQCKRAMNAAEQKDGE
- a CDS encoding FecR family protein, with the translated sequence MTDRREQDEREDAAALWFTRWHSQSMTAQQQRELQAWLAASPENRQAFDDMALLWREMSALPRPEITEQAPARAFPLLRPLRHTLAGLFILVMLFLPYSQLPALLMDNLTLATAAESKSMILPDGSRIFLSRDSEADITYEQTHRRISLVRGTAFFQVKSNPWRPFVIRADGREITVVGTEFDVSRRGTEVAVSVANGIVALRDAPDEKPVYLRAGDKAVSPAQGAALLLSHIPPEQAGEWRNGQITLTDTPLRDVVDRLAPYSNHPVSLAANAADLTVSGRVTLSETDAFFTALPLLLPVEVTELHDGSLLIVKKNKNK
- a CDS encoding secretin and TonB N-terminal domain-containing protein; protein product: MTIKPSPFSIRAAGSAIVLALGLTAAPAGAADLTLDLPEQALSRSLNTIAQKGQIQLLYDAGQLGALRAPALHGSYSAQTAIQTLLAGSGLTLVQQGSSYVIRPLTTEAETILIPETRVQGELAYHPATDVMSAPQYITAEEIRQRNTGDGNVTELLRTNPAVQFAGNDSSSLNQGEIKPSRISIHGASSFQNAYKLDGISFNNDFDPAKDTLGETSTRLDSGDQGMYIDSRLIDSVTVYDNNIPVEFGGFTGGSVDVTSRRWNGENSGHMYYRTTRSSWNHLFEDSSQPIDSSKNDISHPARFQNEYNKHDFGGWFEVGVTENSGLTVSASRRTSTIPANTSVLMAVMEGEELIGYEFDKRKRNQKRTSDNLFVKYAMDLSPVTTADISLNYSDYKARLFASNIANSGYDNNHKGLGVTGVLKHQTSLADLEFTLGYQKLKDNRVNDEQNFYEMKNRSPDGKTIVNTKMGGLGDLRTEQDNVTTKAVARFLPSEGFGITHRPTLGMESTHTKGRYIRDKSHYHTSEDYVSYAEWGFEDPVVNKHRFLPGTASVSYNNYSLFADDNIEIGRLTLRPGVRVDRDDFVRQTNIAPRLAATYDLFGNKETLLIAGANRYYGRSMLTYALYGAQNAGLEKCYMCGFMGMDPTWDKTNDYEGLDSLKTPYNDEISLGLQQEILSTTWRLTYVHREGYDEVRSRTKYNNLTESDKYSDKGKIRTFDNAGRSKHDSVTLAVSNSQPWEWGQATHVFTSSIVWQDTKTNFPSDQGYAFFEPGTAINSDKVMYGGKVIDVSDLPASNFNSPLKLNVELTSDWDNYNISWYNRLQWWGARNQAVRHDNEVVRDPQYGELRVYQKEHFASKFTWDTRVNWKPEFAYGASVSLEVNNVLNNKNVADTFIYAGNKVIAYDPGRQFWLQLNYDF
- a CDS encoding ABC transporter ATP-binding protein/permease, whose amino-acid sequence is MKTIKQFFWLVKPFWGRRAALFCWFLLLLSLGLTLSSVWFNIRMNQWNGDFYNALQKLDGAALYQLIKFFVVLVSGLILVVVLGTYFRQKLAIRWREGMTEQILSRWLSPQSRHYLLRLTAREPDNPDQRIAEDVRLLVESTLSLLITFLHSLLTLISFAAILWQLSGSILLSVAGTDWRIDGYMFWACIAYTLVGIALTQLIGGPLRKLNMEKQQREADYRAALITRRQHGDAIAGQRGELQDKQQLLARFARVAANWNQLIRCERNLSFYTVGYQQVTALAPILFALPKFLAGELMLGGLMQLRQAFSSVATSLGWFIFAYKEIAAWQATVTRLYHFVRLLENDAVSDVTETRQSAVRLDVCADILLPDNRPLLENVSLSLHAGEFAIISGRSGLGKSTLLRTLSGHWPYYRGNISREQDVMWVPQSLYLPSGTLKSLLAYPHTAAQFTPEAYREVLDATGLAALTPQLDTDADWRQRLSGGEQQRLLIARLLLSQPKLMLLDEITSALDDDNAVRMIRLLRQRLPDSTLLLVSHQRFLQQEADRVIALSAPAATCTSGVRYAL
- a CDS encoding M16 family metallopeptidase codes for the protein MHYKLTFAGVVLILTGCTAVSTTGTDNRPLPQRSDLQHIRLANGMNVYLLSRPQPGAELRLLVESGSLQETEEQRGLAHFTEHMAFKGTTHFPDTQSFKQLEKQGLNLGSHVNAATSLNSTVYKLSLPQATPEQIQTGLQVLADWAQGMTFDPVAFDKERSVIIEEWRLRQGIGFRINNALEQLRYAGSLYAERDPIGLLDVIRHAPVSTAKDYYQTWYQPQRMSLVVIGQFNRHDVSNLAEAYFNQPAKEDAAQDDPARQRFAPHPGLLVKPVFDKEQGQRIMQFALQRDIRAPLNTRDGQYDDLLDNLWVTILNQRLTALVDNGQLPAASINPQGAMLDSRRLQQLMIVHPQGGDYLGSITLLWTEIQRLATQPVTQAELDDARQSLLAKLSQQAAGESRYGNDYLADTITTALEYRMPVQDKRQQLTTAWELLKPVTPDTLKTHVSGFLNQASPRLALLGPDSEQARFDEKAFTDRWQQIRQSAPGPFSLTVRQVALNVTPAAAGSIVQEQALPLPSTESWQLSNGLRVIVHQDKSLKDNIQINLRIPGGRSLEPAGQEGLTDWALKLPESSGYGELSARELTLFSKQHSLSLRPYSELLNHGFRGEAPPEELDTLLKLLHLKITQPQFSGEKLLRNQQLTLESLNSTPVERRFLDAINRESHTHGERLVINENGGWRQFTAAQLQQNHRLLLSPVQDMTLVISGAADKKQIKQAVEKWIATLPASGQRLQWRDPAIAPKMQSFSRTYPIASSDKTMVSIQYAAPAQWSLKESLTLQLADSIISKQLRSALREQAGGIYALSFSSMLAKLPSPYYSARLNFTTDPQRAAEMTALSRNVLKTLKTDGVSDNALKEARANWLLEKQQVYQSAAFWTESLAQIAGDDNEFTRITAEEALVNQITAEDINRALSRYSGENEKLFMLTPP